A segment of the Chryseobacterium scophthalmum genome:
ATAAAACTAAATTGATCTGGGTTGAAACTCCAACAAACCCGTTGATGAAATTGGTAGATATCAAAGCGGTTGTAGAAATTGCAAAAGGAAAAGATATTCTGGTTGCAGTTGATAATACTTTCGCGACACCTTATCTTCAAAGACCGATTGATTTGGGAGCTGATATTGTAATGCACTCTGCTACAAAATATTTAGGAGGTCACTCTGATGTTATTGCAGGAGCTTTAATCGCTAAAGACGCTGAATTGGGAGAAAAACTTCATTTCATTCAGTTTGCAAGTGGTGGAATTTTAGGACCTCACGATTCTTATTTAGTGTTGAGAGGAATTAAAACTTTGGCATTAAGAGTTCAGAGACATTCTGAAAACGGAATGGCAGTTGCAAAATATCTTGAATCTCATCCTGCAGTTGCTGAAGTAATTTACCCAGGATTGGAATCTCACCCGCAATATGAATTGGCAAAAGCTCAGATGAAAGATTTCGGAGGAATGGTTTCTTTCACTTTCAAATCAGGGAAAAAAGAAGATGCAATCAAATTCTTAGAAAAAGTAAGAGTTTTCACATTGGCTGAATCTTTGGGTGGAGTAGAGTCTTTAGCAAATCACCCTGCTTTGATGACTCACGCTTCAATTCCTGCTGAAAAACGTGCTGAATTAGGAATTACTGATGATTTAGTTCGTTTAAGCGTTGGAATCGAAGATGCGGAAGATCTTATTGCAGATTTAGAAAAAGCTTTTTCTTAAAATAAATAAACTTGAACATCCGTTATAAAGCGGATGTTTATTTTTAATCAAATTTAACATGGAAAATACAAGAAAAGCTACGATTCAGGATTTACCTCAATTAGCCGAATTGTTTGATCAATACAGAGTTTTTTACCATAAAGAATCTGATATTTCTGCTGCAGAAAACTTTTTAAAACAAAGAATAGAAAACAAAGATTCCGAAATTTTTGTTGCTGAAAGTGAAGGAAAATTGACAGGCTTCGTTCAGTTGTATCCACTATTTTCATCCACAAGAATGAAACGTTATTGGCTGTTGAATGATTTGTATGTCAATAAAAATTACAGAGGAAAAGGCTTTTCTAAGAAGTTAATTGAAGAAGCTAAACAATTAGCAAAATCCACCGATGCTTCCGGAATTCTCCTCGAAACAGGAAAATCAAACAATATCGGAAACCAACTTTACCCAAGTTGCGGATTTGAAATTTACGATGAAGTGAATTTCTATGAATGGACAAATAAAATTTAATGTAACAATTATGACTGATTTTCAAAAATATATTCAACGATATTTAGATTTAATTCCATCTGAAAACTGGCTGGAAGAATTGAAATCTGTAGGTGAAAAAACTGTTTCTTTATTTTCATTTTTAACTGAAGAGCAATCGAAATTTGCTTATGCAGAAGGAAAATGGACATTGAAAGAAGTGCTTCTTCATTTATCAGATACGGAAAGAGTTTTTCAATACAGAACTCTGGCTATTGCAAGAGGTGAAGAAAAGAATTTACCCGGATTCGATGAAGAATTATATGCTCAAAACTCTTTTGCGAACGAAAGAAGCTTAGATTCTTTGTTAGAGGAATATCAATTGGTGAGACAATCTTCTCAGATTTTATTGGAGACAATGAATTCTTCAGCCTTAAATAGTATGGGAACTGCCAATGGAAATCAAATTTCTGCAGAAACTATCGGAAAATTGATCGTTGGACACAATATTCATCATTTGAATGTGATTGAGGAAAGATATTTACCGAAGTTGTAATTTTTTTAATTTTATTGTCATTGCGAGGAGCGAAGCGACGAAGCAATCTCATAATTTAAAAACTAAACAGATGAAAGCCGGATTTATCTATATTATGACCAATGAAAACAATACTGTTCTTTATACAGGTGTGACATCTAATCTTCCAAAAAGAATTCAGCAGCATAAAGAAAAGTTTTTTGAATTAAGCTTTACATCAAAATATAATGTATGTAAACTTGTCTATTGGGAATCTTTTCAAGAAATCGGCGACGCGATTTTTAGAGAAAAACAAATTAAGGCAGGCTCAAGACAGAAAAAAATAGATTTAATAAACTCAATTAATCCCGAATGGAGAGATTTGACTGAAGACATTAAGGATATTATGAATCCTTTTTGAGATTGCTTCGTCGCTTCGCTCCTCGCAATGACAAATAAAATGGAAAACATTATCAACATACTAAAATCTGGCGGAACAATTTTATATCCAACAGACACCATCTGGGGAATTGGTTGTGACGCAACAAATATAGACGCCATCAACAAAATTTTCGATATTAAAAAGCGTGAAAAAAATAAATCGATGATTATTCTAGTCGAATCTGAAAAAAGATTGCAGGATTTGGTCGACGTTCCGGAAATGGCGTGGGAAATTATCGATTTGAGCGAAAAACCAGTAACGATAGTTTACGAAAACCCAAAAGGTTTACCGAAAGAATTATTGGCAGAAGACGGAAGCATAGGAATTCGTTTGGTGAAAAATGATTTTTGTAAAAAGCTAATTACTAAATTAAACAAACCTTTAGTTTCAACTTCAGCTAATTTCAGTGGAGACAAAAGTCCGTTGAAATTCTCTGATATTTCAAAAGAAATTATTGATCTGGTAGATTTTGCGGTGGAAGAAGATCGCGAAAAAGTTTCGCAATATTCAGGTTCATCTGTGATAAAAATCTGGAGTGACAACAGAATAAAAGTTTTGAGAGAATGATTTAATTCCCACAAATATCACAGATTTTTCACTTGGTTAAAAATGAAAATCAGAGATTTTCAACATATGTGTTCTTTTAAACATGAATATTTTAACTAAAAAATCTATGTGACTTATGTGTTAAAAATCTTTTGCTACTTTTGCGATTAAAGAAACTATCTTTTACGGTAAATATTTATCTTTGCAAAATCATTTAACCATTAAGAAGTCGGAAAATTATTAGCTTAAAATCTGATTTCTTAGTGGTTTTACATTAGATAAAGATTAACAATTTAAAATAATTGTAAGTCTAATATCTGAAATCTGAAATCTAAAATCTAACATCTTTAAAAAAATGTTCATCAACCTCAATCAAAATCAAAATTTAAAACTTTTCAAAATTATTTCTGAAGTTGCAGCGGCAAACAATCAGTCGGTGTACATTGTGGGTGGTTTTGTGCGCGATCTTTTAATGAAAAGAAGAGCATCTACCGATATTGATTTTGTGACCGAACAAAGCGGAATTGAGCTTGCCCAAAATGTGGGAAAAGAAATTGATCCTAAAATGAAAGTTTCAGTTTTTAAAACCTACGGAACGGCGATGATCAGGTATAAAGATCTTGAATTGGAATTTGTAGGGGCAAGAAAAGAAAGCTACACTGAAAACAGCCGTAAACCTGAAGTAGAAGGTGGAACTATTGAAGATGATCAGAAAAGAAGAGATTTTACCATCAATGCAATGGCGATTTCTTTAAATAAAGATAATTTTGGAGAATTAATAGATCCTTTTGATGGAATTGGTGATCTTGAAAAGGGAATTTTGAGAACTCCTTTAGAACCTGCTCAAACGTATTCTGATGATCCGTTGAGAATGATGAGAGCGGTGCGTTTTGCATCAACTTTAAATTTTACGATTGAAGAAAATTCTTTAAATGCAATCAAACAAGAAGCTGAAAGAATAAAGATTGTTTCTATGGAAAGAATCATGGTTGAATTTAATAAAATCATGCTTTCACAGAAACCTTCTGTTGGATTAAAATTGATGGAAGAAACAGGATTGATGAAGCTTATTATTCCTGAGCTAATTGATCTGAAAGGAGTAGAAGAAGTAGAAGCACAGACTCATAAAGATAACTTTTACCACACTTTGGAAGTGGTTGACAATATTTCTGAAAACACTGATAATTTGTGGCTTCGTTGGGCAGCTTTGCTTCACGATATTGGAAAAGCTCCGACAAAAAAATTCGTAGAAGGAACAGGTTGGACTTTTCATGGACATGAATTTTTAGGTTCAAAAATGGTAAAAACACTTTTTCAAAAACTGAAATTACCATTGAATGCAGATATGAAATACGTTCAGAAGATGGTAAAACTTTCATCAAGACCAATTGCATTAATTACCGATGATGCTTCAGATTCTGCACTGAGAAGACTTTTGTTTGATGCAGGAGAAGATATGGAAGATTTGTTTACACTTTGTAAAGCAGATATCACGACCAAAAATTCTAGAAAACAGGAAAAATTTAAAAAGAATTTCCTGTATGTTGCCGATAAAATAAAAGAAGTTGAAGAAAAAGATCAGGTAAGAAATTTTCAACCACCAATTTCTGGAGAAGAAATTATGGAAATGTTTAACCTTAAACCAGGTCGAGAAATAGGAATTTTAAAGGAAAAAGTAAAAGAAGCAATTCTGGAAGGTGAAATTGGAAACGACCATCAAGAAGCGAAAAGTTTTGTAATTACAGAAGCCGAGAAACTAGGATTGACTTTAGCTTAAAACTTAATAATATAAAATAAAAAAAAATGCGATTTCAAAAGAAACCGCATTTTTTTATTTTCGAAAAATAAGAGATTAGTAGTTTTTATAAACCGATGTAGCTCCCATTCCTGCTTTAAGTTTGCCAGTTGGAGTTCCTCCACTAGTATAAACTGTTATTTCGCTTGGCGCAGTGAATTTTTTCACATCAGATACAAAGATTCTTCCGTCAATAACGCTAAATCCGTAAAGAGTGAAGTTGGGTCCGTCATCAACTGCTGTAATAATAGGATTTGTAGGAATTGTTGTAGAATTCATATCCATCGAATAAATTTTATTGCTTGAAGTAAAATAATATCTACCCCCGTCAATCTGAAGATTGGTACCATTAGCAATTCCTGTAAGAGTAGTTGTTTTTACAATACTTCCAGCTGGATTGATCTGATAGATATAAGAATCAGCGGTTCCTTGAGCAATTGCATAAACATTGTTATTGTATGTTACTGTTTTAGTAATATCTCCGTTTGGCATTGCAATAGGAGCTCCTTCAATTGCATTAGTAGTTGTGTTGATTTTTGTAATGGTATTACCAAAACCGTATGAAGCGTTTTGCACAAAAATATTTCCACCAGCTTCTACCACTCTTTCTACGGTGCTTGTAGACGCAAAATCAATTTTCGTCACAAAAGAATTGTCAGACAATTTATAAACATTTACAAACTTTGCTCCTCCATACTTATCGTTTGAAACGTAAAGATTTCCGTTTGCAATTGCCATATAACGAGGATTGTTTAGCTGAGATGTAATTTCTCCTGTTTTTTTAAATGTATAACGGTCTACAATCTGAATTCTGTTTGAGTTATTCAGTAAAAGATATGCTTTATCTCCGTTTAAAACCATTGTTTGGAGTACATCACCAAGATTTTCGTTGTTGTTCTTTGCTTTGTAGATATCATTCTGCATTAAGGTTAAATCTTTCGTAAGGAAAGTAACGTCTGCATTTGGTGTTCCAAAGTTACCTTCGTTGATGATAAGAAATCCGTTATTGTAAGTTATTTCCGGAATTATTTCTTCGTAATCTGATGTACACGAAATCGAAAATAACAGGACGAATCCAAAAATAAACTGTAATAGTCTGTTTAATTTCATAATATTATTGATTTAAAAATTTATTGTTACGTTTATACTGTAATTTCTTTTAGGTAAAGGATAATATGCCGTTGTTTCGTAGACGGTATCTGTAATATTATTCACTTTTATTCCTAAAGTATAGTTTTTTATTAATGTTGCCGAAAGACCTGCATTCATAACAAAATATGGGTAAATCGCATATTTTCTGCTTTCATCTGAGGTAGTGTAGGTTAAACCGTTAAACATTCCCTGTGCATAAACACGCAGAAATTTATACTGATAATCTACATTCGATGAAAATTTATGTAAAGGAACATACATCAGCTGCTTTTGATTTTCCAAATCTACGGATTTTGAATAAATATATCCTGCAACGAGCTTTATAAAATGGTTTTTATTAAAGCTTTTTTGATAGCTAAGTTGAGATTCTAAACCATAAGATTCTACTTTATCGGTATTAAAAGCTGCCCAATAACCTAATGAAGTAGGCAACCAACGAATCATATTATCGATTTTCATGTAGTAAGGGCTTAGGCTTAAAGTAAAACCAGCCACACTAAATTCATGATTCATATCTGCCTGAACCGAAGTCTCTGATTTTAAATTTATATTCCCTCCCGGTTCCCAATACAAATCGTTGAATGACGGAAATCTGAAATTTTTAGAAAAATTTAAATTTAAGCTGTACCAATTATTGGCTTTCCATTTTCCTGAAAAAGAGTAGAGAAGAGGAGAATTAATTTTTTCAACAAAATCTTGTTTGATTCCTGCCTCAAATCGTAGATTGGGTGTCGCAAAAAATCTTAATAAACCTGCGGCAGAACCAATATTTCTACTTACATCCCTAATACCTGAATCACCTAGACCTTCTCCTTTGTTTTGTTGAAATTCTCCGATGACATTGATATTCAGTTTCGGAATGATGAAATAATTAAAATCATTTTTAAAAATGTAATTTTTATTAATTCCACCACTTGTATAAGGTTCTCCAAAATTTCCGTAATACTGAAAATTATCTTCTGTATAAGCTGCTTTTAAACTATTAGAAATTTTAGATTTGTTGATATCCCAAGAAAGTAAACTTCTTACAGTTTGTGCTTCATATTTGGTTTTATTTAAACTCTCTTCAAGAATTCTATAATTCTGAGTTGCATCATAAAATTGGCTTTGCCAGGAAATTGTCTGGTTGTCTGCAATTTTGTATGCCGTACCTATATTGAAAGTCGTATTGTAAAACTTACCGTTTCTGTTGATATAATTATTTTTTTCCGGAACTTCATAATCATTTTGGCTGATCAAATAATTTCCTGAAACTTTAAAGCTGAATTTATCGTTACTATAAGCTGCTTTCAAAAAATTATTATAAGTTCCAAACGAAGCAACTTCAGAATTGAATACTCCTTTAAAGCCTTGGTTAAAACTTAAATCATTATTTAAATGAATACTTCCGCCAATTGCTCCGCTTCCGTAAATTACACTTCCGCCACCGGATTTTATTTCAACCTGATCATATCCGAAAACTGCAATGT
Coding sequences within it:
- a CDS encoding cystathionine gamma-synthase, whose protein sequence is MNFNTKVIHGGQHHESATGSVNVPVFLTSTFAQKSPGVHSGYEYSRAANPTRQALEDSLASIENGARGLAFGSGLAAIDCVLKLLNPGDEVVAVDDLYGGTYRMFTRLFEKYQLKFTFVNFDDVSKIADVITDKTKLIWVETPTNPLMKLVDIKAVVEIAKGKDILVAVDNTFATPYLQRPIDLGADIVMHSATKYLGGHSDVIAGALIAKDAELGEKLHFIQFASGGILGPHDSYLVLRGIKTLALRVQRHSENGMAVAKYLESHPAVAEVIYPGLESHPQYELAKAQMKDFGGMVSFTFKSGKKEDAIKFLEKVRVFTLAESLGGVESLANHPALMTHASIPAEKRAELGITDDLVRLSVGIEDAEDLIADLEKAFS
- a CDS encoding GNAT family N-acetyltransferase: MENTRKATIQDLPQLAELFDQYRVFYHKESDISAAENFLKQRIENKDSEIFVAESEGKLTGFVQLYPLFSSTRMKRYWLLNDLYVNKNYRGKGFSKKLIEEAKQLAKSTDASGILLETGKSNNIGNQLYPSCGFEIYDEVNFYEWTNKI
- a CDS encoding DinB family protein produces the protein MTDFQKYIQRYLDLIPSENWLEELKSVGEKTVSLFSFLTEEQSKFAYAEGKWTLKEVLLHLSDTERVFQYRTLAIARGEEKNLPGFDEELYAQNSFANERSLDSLLEEYQLVRQSSQILLETMNSSALNSMGTANGNQISAETIGKLIVGHNIHHLNVIEERYLPKL
- a CDS encoding GIY-YIG nuclease family protein, whose amino-acid sequence is MKAGFIYIMTNENNTVLYTGVTSNLPKRIQQHKEKFFELSFTSKYNVCKLVYWESFQEIGDAIFREKQIKAGSRQKKIDLINSINPEWRDLTEDIKDIMNPF
- a CDS encoding L-threonylcarbamoyladenylate synthase codes for the protein MENIINILKSGGTILYPTDTIWGIGCDATNIDAINKIFDIKKREKNKSMIILVESEKRLQDLVDVPEMAWEIIDLSEKPVTIVYENPKGLPKELLAEDGSIGIRLVKNDFCKKLITKLNKPLVSTSANFSGDKSPLKFSDISKEIIDLVDFAVEEDREKVSQYSGSSVIKIWSDNRIKVLRE
- a CDS encoding CCA tRNA nucleotidyltransferase, which encodes MFINLNQNQNLKLFKIISEVAAANNQSVYIVGGFVRDLLMKRRASTDIDFVTEQSGIELAQNVGKEIDPKMKVSVFKTYGTAMIRYKDLELEFVGARKESYTENSRKPEVEGGTIEDDQKRRDFTINAMAISLNKDNFGELIDPFDGIGDLEKGILRTPLEPAQTYSDDPLRMMRAVRFASTLNFTIEENSLNAIKQEAERIKIVSMERIMVEFNKIMLSQKPSVGLKLMEETGLMKLIIPELIDLKGVEEVEAQTHKDNFYHTLEVVDNISENTDNLWLRWAALLHDIGKAPTKKFVEGTGWTFHGHEFLGSKMVKTLFQKLKLPLNADMKYVQKMVKLSSRPIALITDDASDSALRRLLFDAGEDMEDLFTLCKADITTKNSRKQEKFKKNFLYVADKIKEVEEKDQVRNFQPPISGEEIMEMFNLKPGREIGILKEKVKEAILEGEIGNDHQEAKSFVITEAEKLGLTLA
- a CDS encoding DUF5074 domain-containing protein: MKLNRLLQFIFGFVLLFSISCTSDYEEIIPEITYNNGFLIINEGNFGTPNADVTFLTKDLTLMQNDIYKAKNNNENLGDVLQTMVLNGDKAYLLLNNSNRIQIVDRYTFKKTGEITSQLNNPRYMAIANGNLYVSNDKYGGAKFVNVYKLSDNSFVTKIDFASTSTVERVVEAGGNIFVQNASYGFGNTITKINTTTNAIEGAPIAMPNGDITKTVTYNNNVYAIAQGTADSYIYQINPAGSIVKTTTLTGIANGTNLQIDGGRYYFTSSNKIYSMDMNSTTIPTNPIITAVDDGPNFTLYGFSVIDGRIFVSDVKKFTAPSEITVYTSGGTPTGKLKAGMGATSVYKNY
- a CDS encoding TonB-dependent receptor plug domain-containing protein → MILKRALTLLSVSSCLTIYYSQEKNIDTVFVFDNQMKKVKLFHSLTTLSPADIQKNSSNLSEVLRFQSPVYIKENGRGAVSSPSFRGTTAQQTAFVWNGININSQFLGQGDINNIAVFGYDQVEIKSGGGSVIYGSGAIGGSIHLNNDLSFNQGFKGVFNSEVASFGTYNNFLKAAYSNDKFSFKVSGNYLISQNDYEVPEKNNYINRNGKFYNTTFNIGTAYKIADNQTISWQSQFYDATQNYRILEESLNKTKYEAQTVRSLLSWDINKSKISNSLKAAYTEDNFQYYGNFGEPYTSGGINKNYIFKNDFNYFIIPKLNINVIGEFQQNKGEGLGDSGIRDVSRNIGSAAGLLRFFATPNLRFEAGIKQDFVEKINSPLLYSFSGKWKANNWYSLNLNFSKNFRFPSFNDLYWEPGGNINLKSETSVQADMNHEFSVAGFTLSLSPYYMKIDNMIRWLPTSLGYWAAFNTDKVESYGLESQLSYQKSFNKNHFIKLVAGYIYSKSVDLENQKQLMYVPLHKFSSNVDYQYKFLRVYAQGMFNGLTYTTSDESRKYAIYPYFVMNAGLSATLIKNYTLGIKVNNITDTVYETTAYYPLPKRNYSINVTINF